DNA sequence from the Selenomonadales bacterium genome:
GTCAGCAAGAGCAGCTTCTACGCATGGATGAGTCGCCCAAAGAGCAAGCGTGAGCAGGCAACGAGAAGAAATTTCGAGGGAAATATACGTCTTCCGACTTCGGCGGATCCCATCGATCAACAATGGCGTCCTTCTCACAACTGACAGTCACTAGCCTATCTCTAACCAGACATATGGGCTGGTAGAGCAGCACCAGTGCCAACAGCAGAGTTGCCGTAATTCTCCTGAACACACTTCACACCTCTTATCCATTATCTTCCTACTTGTTCCCTCTAATTATAACTGATGGATTGGCGTGTCACAAGGACATTATAATAGCACGATGCTACTGGGGACGCCCCTTATACAAGTCGCAGGCAGCTTTCATCAGCTCAAGGGCCTCCTCGGGTCGGCTCTGCTGCTCTATCAATTCAGCACCAAAACTCAGTACATCGGCAGCGTCCCTGTAGCGGGCAAGCATGATGGAATGATTGTCTGCTGTGAACCCTTAGTAACCGCTCCAATCTTAAACTGAAACAGTAGCCTGCCGTCTGACATTATCTTTACCCTATCAACCGCCACTGCCCATAGCCTCTCGTCGAACTCCTCCAGAACCAGAGAGCGCGTCTCTATCCCCTGGATAAACCCTCCGCGCATTAGGATCTTACTCTGGTGTTCACGTCCCAGCCTCTCGATCTTGGCGACCCGCTCCGTGGCTTTGTGGTGCCTTTCCAGATAACTGCTGTTTCGTTCATTGCACTCATCCCGGCTCACTACTACGAACGCATTGTATTCTGTCGTGCTCTGTCCCCTTCTCCTTTCGTACTCATGCCATCCCTCGAGGTTTTTACCTAGTCTTGACCGCATACACAGCGGCTGCCACCAGCCGTTCTCATGTTCTTTTCTTAGCCACCCGAGCATGCTCCGTTCGGGCAGATAGTCTATTCCGTGAGGCAACCCTACGCAGCGAGTTGACTTCATTAATTATTGATTTGCCATATACTCTTCGGCTCTCTCTCCACAGCTTCATGACGATATCTGTAAGTCTCCGTCTTGTCTCGCGGTCAATGCCCAGATAGTAGCCCTTCATTGTGCTTATCGTGGCCGGGCCGTCCATCAACATGTCATCAAAGGCATCAGCACCTGTTGCCCTCATCATGCCAAAAAGCGCATCCACGAACTGCTTCCTTTCGTCCATTGATAGGCTATCAAGCCACCCTTCTAGGATGCTGTCCAGGTTACGACTATGCATGCTCAGCTTCCCAGCACGCACAAAACGGGTTCCAACAACCTCCCACATGAAGGCGTCGTGCTGCCAGATACCGAGTCCTTTGCTATCTACAATTACGGGACTCTCCCCGCACTCCAACAGCATCCCAACAAGAGCAGCTTTGGGAACTAGGGTGTGCATTCGGCTTGCCATGTCTTGATAACCTGTACTCTGGATGACGTTCATGTGGAATCCTGGCCCATCATTATTATAGACATTCATGATTCTTGCCCTGATCTTACTATCAGAATGTGTTGCGGCATAGACAGCGATGTTTCCGCCCTTGGAGTGACCGCCTAAGTGCAACCTCCCCTTGAGGTCAGCTGCAGTGTCATTTACATAAATCACAGCCTGCCTATGCGCTGGCACTTCTTCCTCAAAGCTCATCCGTAGGTTCTCTTCCCACCCTGCAACACTATTACCTGTACCTCTAAAAGCGATGTAGTGTTCATCACCAGTGAGCGAGAAAGTAACAGCAGAGAACTGGCTTGCAGGCTGGCGATCATGCGAACTGACGTATCCTAGCAGTTCAACATCGCGATAACGAGTTGTCTTCGCGGCACACATCAGCAGTTCGGCAACCTTTTCTGGGTAATAATAGCTTGCGTAGACCGACGGGGGTTCCTCGCTGGCAATGATTTGGCTTGCCAAATCGGACAGCGTCATCCCACTGCACATCTGTCCACGGGTAGCAACTCCGTCCAAGTTCAGATATGCGAGTTGAGACAGTATCAGATTATCGACTTCGTTGAAACAATCACACGAGAAGCTCATGTCTCCTCGCCACTTCAGATAATCAATTATGTTCGCCATATCAGTTCCTCTCTTGAGCCGATGTGCAAATCCGCTTCGTAGTTTTGCATTTTCGCTGCTTTTTTTTATCCGGAGCTCTTTTGGATACAAAAGCATTCAAGGTCATGTTTTGCAGCATTTGGGCCATGTTCCCAGCCGTCCAGTAGAGCCCGAGTCCGGCCGGGACACTAAAGGCCACCATCCCTGTTACCGCTGCTGCTATCAAACTCATCGTTCCTGGAGCGAATCCTTGAGTCGTGTCTTCCGTTGCCCCAGTGGTCTGTCTTAGAGGATATCTTACTGACACATAGGTTGTGACCACTGCTGCCAATGGTATCAATAATAGTAGCAGATTCTGCGTTCTCATCGGGGCTT
Encoded proteins:
- a CDS encoding DUF2974 domain-containing protein, producing the protein MANIIDYLKWRGDMSFSCDCFNEVDNLILSQLAYLNLDGVATRGQMCSGMTLSDLASQIIASEEPPSVYASYYYPEKVAELLMCAAKTTRYRDVELLGYVSSHDRQPASQFSAVTFSLTGDEHYIAFRGTGNSVAGWEENLRMSFEEEVPAHRQAVIYVNDTAADLKGRLHLGGHSKGGNIAVYAATHSDSKIRARIMNVYNNDGPGFHMNVIQSTGYQDMASRMHTLVPKAALVGMLLECGESPVIVDSKGLGIWQHDAFMWEVVGTRFVRAGKLSMHSRNLDSILEGWLDSLSMDERKQFVDALFGMMRATGADAFDDMLMDGPATISTMKGYYLGIDRETRRRLTDIVMKLWRESRRVYGKSIINEVNSLRRVASRNRLSARTEHARVAKKRT